From the genome of Bacteroides sp. MSB163, one region includes:
- a CDS encoding helix-turn-helix domain-containing protein, with translation MDNQDVCLRLDISPRTLQTLRDTGRLAFTQIQRKIYYRPEDVEKLMAYVAMKRKEKAVREKRKNE, from the coding sequence ATGGACAACCAGGATGTCTGCCTGCGTCTTGACATCTCTCCACGTACCCTGCAGACTCTCCGGGATACCGGACGGCTGGCATTCACCCAAATCCAGCGGAAAATCTATTACAGGCCGGAGGACGTAGAAAAGCTGATGGCCTATGTCGCCATGAAACGCAAGGAAAAGGCGGTGAGAGAAAAAAGAAAGAATGAATAA
- a CDS encoding DNA cytosine methyltransferase: MMASKYKAIDFFCGGGGMTCGLRQAGINVIAGVDFDQDAKETYEYNNSGSVFIQTNIKNLRSNYFERKFGIRKNDDFLILVGCSPCQFYSIINTDKNKALKSKDLLKNFARFIEYYRPGYVLVENVPGIITNKDSILPYFLRKLEDLGYKNPVYKVVDMSYYGVPQSRRRFSLIATRLENVNIHLPKADDKETVLADYLGERNGFPKVSAGHKDSSVFNHTVAGLSDVCLKRLAKTKHDGGNRLDWANDPELQLPCFVGKDDCFKDTFGRMWWHRPASTITTKFYSISNGRFGHPEEDRALSLREGATLQTFPKTYVFKTNSIAATAKLIGNAVPCEYARRLGETIKALENNGTI; the protein is encoded by the coding sequence ATGATGGCATCCAAATATAAAGCAATCGATTTTTTCTGCGGAGGTGGTGGAATGACTTGCGGTTTAAGACAGGCAGGGATTAACGTTATAGCAGGTGTGGACTTTGATCAAGATGCCAAAGAAACGTATGAATACAATAATTCCGGAAGTGTTTTCATTCAAACTAATATAAAGAATTTACGGAGCAATTATTTTGAGCGAAAATTTGGGATACGGAAAAATGATGACTTTTTGATTTTGGTAGGATGCAGTCCCTGCCAATTTTACAGTATAATTAATACGGATAAGAATAAAGCCTTAAAATCTAAGGATTTATTAAAAAACTTTGCTCGGTTCATCGAATATTATAGACCGGGATATGTATTAGTGGAAAATGTTCCGGGCATAATCACAAATAAAGATAGCATCTTACCTTATTTTCTACGAAAATTGGAAGATCTCGGATATAAAAATCCTGTTTATAAGGTTGTAGATATGAGCTATTACGGCGTACCTCAAAGTCGTCGAAGATTTTCTCTTATCGCAACACGATTGGAAAATGTCAATATACATTTACCTAAGGCGGACGATAAAGAGACCGTATTAGCCGATTATTTAGGTGAAAGGAACGGTTTTCCCAAAGTTAGCGCAGGCCATAAAGACAGTAGTGTGTTTAACCATACGGTTGCCGGATTAAGTGATGTATGTCTTAAACGATTGGCAAAGACCAAACACGACGGCGGGAACAGACTTGATTGGGCAAATGATCCGGAATTGCAATTACCTTGCTTTGTAGGAAAAGACGATTGTTTTAAAGATACATTCGGGCGTATGTGGTGGCATCGACCGGCTTCGACTATTACAACTAAATTTTATAGTATCTCAAACGGACGTTTCGGACATCCGGAAGAAGATCGGGCTCTTTCTTTACGGGAAGGTGCTACATTGCAAACATTCCCGAAAACCTATGTGTTTAAAACAAATAGTATTGCCGCAACGGCAAAATTAATCGGCAATGCAGTTCCGTGTGAATATGCTCGGCGATTAGGTGAAACGATAAAAGCACTGGAAAACAATGGCACAATTTAA
- a CDS encoding amidoligase family protein yields MNEQIRNILVQETTKTSKIRQLYLLGVPRAEIARMVTNGNYGFVVNALRRMREREGGPNVQPLAAAPDYTFNRKFGIEIEAYNCSRERLARELREADIEVTVESYNHTTRPHWKLVTDSSINGNDTFELVSPILVGEAGLRELEKVCWVLDLCDMKVNGSCGLHVHIDAAGFSMETWRNLALSYKHLEPVIDKFMPASRRDNYYCRGLGHVSDGMIRSARTVDDLKSRIGNRYHKVNLEAYSRHKTVEFRQHSGTTNFTKMRNWVLFLHKLVTFATKGQVPAATALQDIPFLDGEQKLYYKLRTKKLSA; encoded by the coding sequence ATGAACGAGCAAATCAGAAACATTTTAGTACAAGAAACGACAAAGACGAGCAAGATCCGGCAACTGTATCTTCTGGGTGTTCCCCGTGCGGAAATCGCGAGAATGGTGACCAACGGAAACTACGGCTTTGTAGTGAATGCCCTGCGCCGGATGAGGGAACGTGAGGGCGGTCCGAACGTTCAACCGTTGGCAGCCGCACCGGATTACACTTTCAACCGCAAGTTCGGTATCGAGATCGAGGCTTACAACTGCTCCCGTGAACGGCTCGCACGCGAGCTCAGGGAGGCCGATATCGAGGTTACGGTGGAAAGTTACAACCATACCACCCGTCCGCATTGGAAACTCGTGACGGACAGCAGTATAAACGGAAACGACACCTTCGAGCTGGTCAGTCCGATCCTTGTCGGCGAAGCAGGGTTGCGGGAGCTGGAGAAGGTCTGCTGGGTGCTCGACCTGTGTGACATGAAAGTGAACGGGAGCTGCGGGCTTCACGTGCATATCGATGCCGCCGGTTTCAGCATGGAGACCTGGCGTAACCTGGCCCTGAGTTACAAACATCTGGAACCGGTCATCGACAAGTTCATGCCGGCATCCCGCAGGGATAACTACTATTGCCGTGGACTGGGCCATGTCTCTGACGGGATGATACGTTCCGCCCGGACGGTGGACGATCTGAAAAGCAGGATCGGCAACCGTTACCATAAGGTGAATCTCGAGGCCTACTCACGGCACAAGACGGTCGAGTTCCGCCAGCATTCGGGAACGACCAACTTCACAAAAATGCGTAACTGGGTGCTGTTTCTCCACAAATTGGTTACCTTTGCCACAAAGGGGCAGGTGCCTGCGGCCACCGCGCTCCAGGACATCCCCTTCCTGGATGGTGAACAGAAACTATATTATAAACTGAGAACTAAAAAATTATCGGCATGA
- a CDS encoding helix-turn-helix transcriptional regulator translates to MGDGVPTDKTAFTECFYVYIRNISYYKNALIILSFGLFLLNLQIIAIVMQMKRINRLKIVLAEQGKTGKWLAHALGKNESTVSRWCTNEVQPSVETLLTIAETLKIDIKELLCSTQMCNQDDGIQI, encoded by the coding sequence TTGGGCGATGGTGTGCCGACGGATAAAACCGCTTTTACGGAATGTTTTTATGTTTATATTAGAAATATTTCTTATTATAAAAACGCGCTAATCATTTTGTCATTCGGGTTGTTTTTATTAAATTTGCAGATTATAGCAATAGTTATGCAAATGAAGCGGATAAATCGACTGAAAATAGTGCTTGCGGAACAAGGTAAAACAGGGAAATGGTTGGCGCATGCATTAGGTAAAAATGAATCGACAGTCTCTCGTTGGTGTACAAACGAAGTTCAACCTTCGGTAGAAACACTACTGACGATTGCCGAAACGTTAAAGATTGATATTAAAGAATTACTTTGTTCTACGCAAATGTGTAATCAAGATGATGGCATCCAAATATAA
- a CDS encoding ATP-binding protein has product MAQFKTRARALDLLGRQQIAGIPTAINELIKNAHDAYADKFDIDFLRCNNLLVLRDDGLGMTKEEFETRWLTLGTESKLANKKSSLPPIDISKPRRPIMGEKGIGRLAIASIGSQVLIVSKAKLRSKEYDIVVAFINWEIFELPGINLEDIVIPVREYSHMPNAADIDSIKNEVIQSLDKLNQKELIDDKDFEKIKSSITSFKVDPHQLSLQLQQGFELTNGCGGTQFFISPVYDTIISDIEGDGNSDEATKIEKMLMGFHNTMTPDHPTPVVDISFRDYRANDGSFVSIIDKEHFFTTEEFELADHHFQGQFDEFGQFKGLVKIYGEKTFDHIVNWRDNYYRETECGPFKINLAYLQGELKSSRVDVENYARIKAKGDKFGGLYIYRDNIRVLPYGDSDYDFLDIEKNRSKRASTYFFSYRRMFGAIEIADREHSGLVEKAGREGFIENKAYRQLQAILKNFFVQLAADFFSEKNKTAQSEFFNQKKDEFNAYHNALERRDKLAKSKKERFARELDIFFAGLTEHKFENELEELLTNFRNDLHSVLYINDADEASQKIIDLEFAMRQKVSDYRKRISVTSPKGFAMSKSMRTDFDTYLNEFKILEQTVFKNINENIDQLIDDYTAQLNLEISKRKRLEQAVELISAEALSLNKKKKSETNDVVSDVSRKIKDLTNELIIDLDNQIRSVKNQFKLLATDKADNFDLVTERKRMEAEIESISSRNTDVMERIIRQFESFYVEKNEDGQIITNDQIAEAASEELEELRERLQSDVELSQLGLAVGILHHEFNGTVNSIRHSLKDLKAWSDVDIKLEGIYKNIKVNFEHLDGYLNLFTPLNRRLNRRREDISLLDIKTFLIDLFKSRLERHNIAFKHTNGFAGRKIHGFRSTFYPVFVNIIDNAIYWLKQSDVPEKVIRLHADDTGIYISNNGIEIKPQDKERIFELRFSRKPNGRGLGLSISKEVLNAENYDIFVAQPKEGSTVTFKIQKMQ; this is encoded by the coding sequence ATGGCACAATTTAAAACTCGGGCAAGAGCTCTCGACTTATTGGGACGGCAACAAATTGCCGGTATCCCTACAGCTATTAACGAGCTTATAAAAAATGCACATGATGCGTATGCGGATAAATTCGATATCGATTTTCTCCGATGTAATAATCTGCTGGTATTACGTGATGACGGGCTCGGTATGACAAAAGAGGAATTTGAAACTCGTTGGCTTACGCTCGGGACCGAAAGTAAATTGGCAAATAAAAAAAGCAGTTTACCGCCTATTGACATATCAAAGCCAAGACGTCCTATCATGGGAGAAAAAGGCATAGGAAGATTGGCTATTGCATCAATAGGAAGTCAGGTTTTAATCGTATCGAAAGCAAAATTAAGATCTAAAGAATATGATATTGTTGTGGCTTTCATTAATTGGGAGATATTCGAGTTGCCGGGGATTAACTTGGAGGATATTGTTATTCCGGTAAGAGAATACTCTCATATGCCGAATGCAGCCGATATTGACAGTATTAAAAATGAAGTAATACAATCCCTTGATAAATTAAATCAAAAAGAACTTATTGACGACAAGGATTTTGAAAAAATAAAAAGTTCTATCACGTCTTTTAAAGTTGACCCACACCAACTTTCTTTACAACTACAACAAGGATTTGAATTAACCAATGGCTGTGGTGGAACTCAATTTTTCATCTCCCCAGTTTACGATACGATTATTTCCGATATAGAGGGAGACGGCAATTCGGACGAAGCTACAAAAATCGAGAAAATGTTGATGGGATTTCACAATACAATGACCCCCGATCATCCTACTCCCGTCGTTGACATTTCATTTAGAGACTATAGGGCGAATGACGGTAGTTTTGTCAGCATCATAGATAAAGAACACTTTTTTACCACGGAAGAATTTGAATTGGCGGATCACCATTTTCAAGGGCAATTTGATGAGTTCGGACAATTCAAGGGATTAGTAAAAATATATGGAGAAAAAACATTTGATCACATTGTAAATTGGCGGGATAACTATTATAGAGAAACCGAATGTGGTCCGTTTAAAATTAACTTGGCGTATTTACAAGGAGAATTGAAAAGTTCTCGTGTAGATGTCGAAAATTATGCCAGGATTAAAGCCAAAGGAGATAAATTCGGAGGTTTATACATATATAGAGATAATATTCGAGTTCTACCGTATGGTGACTCCGATTATGATTTTCTGGATATTGAAAAAAATCGTTCGAAACGAGCATCAACATATTTCTTTTCTTATCGACGAATGTTCGGTGCTATTGAAATAGCGGACCGAGAACACAGCGGTTTGGTAGAGAAAGCCGGACGCGAAGGTTTTATTGAAAATAAAGCATATCGCCAACTTCAAGCGATTTTAAAAAATTTCTTTGTACAACTTGCCGCTGATTTTTTCAGCGAAAAAAACAAAACGGCACAATCGGAATTCTTCAATCAGAAGAAAGACGAGTTCAATGCGTACCATAACGCACTTGAACGTCGGGATAAATTGGCCAAATCGAAAAAGGAGAGATTTGCTCGTGAGCTCGATATCTTTTTTGCCGGTTTAACGGAACATAAATTCGAAAACGAACTGGAAGAATTACTTACGAATTTTAGGAACGATTTACATTCGGTTTTATACATTAACGATGCGGATGAAGCAAGCCAGAAGATAATAGATCTGGAATTTGCCATGAGACAAAAAGTTTCCGATTACAGAAAAAGAATATCGGTGACAAGTCCTAAAGGATTTGCAATGTCAAAATCAATGAGAACGGATTTTGACACGTACCTTAATGAGTTTAAAATTCTGGAACAAACGGTATTTAAAAATATCAATGAAAATATCGATCAGCTAATCGATGATTATACGGCACAGTTGAATCTGGAAATAAGTAAGCGAAAGCGGTTGGAGCAAGCGGTGGAACTGATTTCAGCCGAAGCTCTGTCACTTAATAAGAAGAAGAAAAGCGAAACCAATGATGTTGTTTCCGATGTTTCTCGCAAAATTAAGGATCTTACGAATGAACTGATAATCGATTTGGATAATCAAATACGAAGCGTAAAGAATCAATTCAAATTATTGGCAACCGATAAAGCCGATAACTTTGATTTGGTAACGGAACGCAAGAGAATGGAAGCAGAAATAGAATCCATAAGCAGTCGAAATACGGATGTTATGGAACGCATAATTCGACAATTTGAAAGTTTCTATGTCGAAAAAAACGAAGACGGTCAAATAATTACAAATGACCAAATAGCGGAAGCCGCTTCGGAAGAGTTAGAGGAATTGCGGGAACGATTGCAATCGGACGTTGAATTAAGCCAATTAGGATTGGCTGTCGGAATATTGCACCATGAATTCAACGGTACGGTTAATTCGATTCGACATAGTCTGAAAGATTTAAAAGCATGGTCGGATGTAGATATCAAATTGGAAGGAATATATAAAAACATCAAGGTAAATTTCGAACATTTGGACGGCTATTTAAATTTGTTTACCCCGTTAAATCGACGATTGAATCGACGTCGGGAAGACATATCTTTATTGGATATTAAAACATTTTTAATAGATTTGTTCAAATCCCGTCTTGAACGACACAATATAGCTTTTAAACATACTAACGGGTTTGCAGGTCGAAAAATACACGGATTTCGTTCTACATTCTATCCTGTATTTGTGAATATCATTGATAATGCCATTTATTGGTTAAAACAAAGTGATGTTCCTGAAAAAGTTATTCGGTTGCATGCGGATGATACGGGAATATACATTTCCAATAACGGTATTGAAATAAAACCCCAAGATAAGGAACGAATCTTTGAATTAAGATTTTCCAGAAAGCCCAATGGAAGAGGATTGGGGTTGAGTATCAGTAAAGAGGTTTTGAATGCAGAGAACTATGATATATTTGTGGCACAACCTAAGGAAGGCTCTACAGTTACTTTTAAAATTCAAAAAATGCAATAA
- a CDS encoding DNA mismatch endonuclease Vsr gives MSDIFSQTKRSDIMSKISSKDTKPEILVRKFLFSKGFRYRINVKTLPGKPDIVLPKYKTIIFVNGCFWHGHNCKRGKLPSSNTDFWKEKISNNKSRDAKNSDLLVKLGWKVIIIWQCEISKIDNRTKILNKLLEDIKQ, from the coding sequence ATGTCAGATATTTTTTCTCAAACTAAAAGATCGGATATAATGTCAAAAATATCAAGTAAAGACACTAAACCGGAAATTTTAGTTCGTAAGTTCTTATTTTCAAAAGGATTCAGATATCGTATTAATGTCAAAACATTGCCGGGTAAACCTGATATAGTTTTGCCTAAATATAAAACAATAATATTTGTGAACGGATGTTTTTGGCATGGGCATAATTGCAAAAGGGGAAAATTACCATCCTCAAATACAGATTTCTGGAAGGAAAAAATATCAAACAACAAATCGCGAGATGCCAAAAATTCCGATTTACTTGTAAAACTCGGCTGGAAAGTTATAATTATATGGCAATGTGAAATTAGTAAGATTGATAATAGGACAAAAATACTTAATAAGCTACTGGAGGATATTAAACAATAA
- a CDS encoding site-specific integrase, translating into MRSTFKLLFYINRNKVKSDGTTAVLCRISIDGKKSAVATGIYCRPEDWDSKKCEIRTVRENNRLAGFRDQLEKAYDNLLKHQGVVTAELLKATVSGANSVPEYLLQAGEVERERLRIRSAEINSTSTYRQSKTTQLNLRQFIESRGMKDIAFSDITEEFAESFKVFLKKELGYRNSHVNHCLCWLNRLIYIAVDREILRANPIEDVAYEKKEPLKLRHISRGELKRMMETPLPDPMMELARRTFIFSSLTGLAYADTRALHPRHIGKTSEGRKYIRVCRAKTDVEAFIPLHPIAEQILELYNTTDDDRPVFPLPVRDVLWYEVHGMGVALGMKENLSYHMARHSFGTLMLSSGIPIESIAKMMGHTNINSTQVYAQVTDRKISGDMDQLMKRRQKGDTVLLTEMSE; encoded by the coding sequence ATGCGCAGTACATTCAAGCTCTTATTCTACATCAACCGTAACAAAGTGAAATCGGACGGCACGACCGCCGTCCTCTGCCGGATCAGCATTGACGGCAAGAAGTCAGCCGTTGCCACCGGCATCTATTGCAGGCCGGAGGACTGGGACAGCAAGAAGTGTGAGATCAGAACAGTCAGGGAAAACAACCGCCTCGCCGGTTTCCGTGACCAGCTGGAAAAGGCATACGATAATCTGCTGAAGCATCAGGGAGTGGTCACGGCCGAACTGCTCAAGGCCACCGTGTCAGGTGCCAATTCCGTGCCGGAATACCTCCTGCAGGCCGGAGAGGTGGAACGCGAACGTTTGAGAATCCGCTCGGCAGAAATCAACTCCACCTCGACCTACCGCCAGTCGAAGACCACGCAGCTCAATCTCAGACAGTTCATCGAATCCCGCGGAATGAAGGACATCGCCTTTTCGGACATCACCGAGGAGTTCGCCGAATCGTTCAAGGTCTTTCTTAAGAAGGAGCTGGGCTACAGGAACAGCCACGTGAACCACTGTCTGTGCTGGCTCAACCGGCTCATCTACATCGCCGTGGACCGGGAGATATTGAGAGCCAACCCGATAGAGGATGTGGCATATGAAAAGAAAGAACCGTTAAAGCTAAGGCACATCAGCCGGGGTGAGTTGAAGCGGATGATGGAAACCCCGCTGCCCGACCCGATGATGGAGCTTGCACGCAGGACGTTCATCTTCTCCTCGCTGACCGGTCTGGCCTATGCGGACACGAGAGCACTCCATCCCCGGCACATCGGAAAGACCTCGGAAGGAAGAAAATATATCCGCGTCTGCCGGGCCAAGACGGACGTGGAGGCGTTCATCCCGCTGCATCCCATAGCCGAACAGATACTGGAACTTTACAACACCACGGATGACGACAGACCGGTATTCCCGCTGCCGGTCCGCGACGTCCTCTGGTACGAGGTACATGGAATGGGCGTGGCATTGGGCATGAAGGAGAACCTGTCCTACCACATGGCCCGCCATTCGTTCGGAACCCTGATGCTGTCCTCCGGCATCCCGATAGAGAGCATCGCCAAGATGATGGGCCATACGAACATCAACAGTACGCAGGTCTATGCACAGGTTACCGACCGGAAGATATCCGGTGACATGGACCAGCTGATGAAAAGAAGACAGAAAGGGGATACGGTCCTTCTGACGGAAATGTCCGAATAA
- a CDS encoding response regulator receiver domain gives MADRFIEQSKEIANNFIQNIVFIDDKAYKNDMTNNAFSALDVSNVFAQSGKICAVYAPKSISDVNSYNTILNKADVVILDWYLDIEKEENQVEDPDADADNDDPRGEFTLKLISDLLSQTGMLKLLIVYTGETDLFEITNSIYQKVDQHSFHKGDCVIQSLNSKILVRAKKQNSETQFAHNPELKDKIVSYESLPTLIVEEFADMTNGLLSNFALSSISAIRNNTSRMLSVFSPKLDPAYLGHKILLENTFESKQLLIKLFGEAISELLETTDIDTKDWVDNWIENRITDETISINGVSIGKSKDLLKKMFSSEQPRLKDKYTEASGKDMSNKDEGKLQSHTIELFAYDGIDVNKSNVDFAILTHHKNIFQPAIGAPILTLGTVIKSVDKYYVCIQQRCDSVRIKEERRFLFLPLEEKGEYPLIVNNELKLFPNKSSFAIKTVKFKPKEGATIIQASKKEDKYVFYSSYGETYEWVVDLKEMQAQRILNSYCAQLSRVGLNESEWLRLIAKQ, from the coding sequence ATGGCAGACAGATTTATTGAGCAATCGAAAGAAATTGCAAACAACTTTATACAAAATATTGTTTTTATTGATGACAAAGCATATAAGAATGATATGACTAACAATGCATTTAGCGCATTAGATGTATCGAATGTATTTGCACAATCTGGAAAAATCTGTGCTGTATATGCACCCAAATCCATTTCTGATGTTAATAGTTACAATACTATACTAAATAAAGCAGATGTTGTCATTTTAGATTGGTATTTAGATATAGAAAAGGAGGAGAACCAAGTTGAAGATCCCGATGCAGATGCAGATAATGACGATCCGCGCGGAGAGTTTACATTAAAATTGATATCTGATTTATTATCACAAACTGGGATGTTGAAACTGTTAATTGTGTATACTGGAGAAACGGATTTATTTGAAATTACGAACAGTATATATCAGAAAGTGGATCAGCATTCTTTTCATAAAGGAGATTGCGTTATTCAATCTTTAAATTCTAAGATATTAGTTAGAGCTAAAAAACAAAATTCGGAAACTCAATTTGCACATAATCCGGAATTGAAAGATAAAATAGTATCGTATGAAAGCCTTCCGACTTTGATTGTTGAAGAATTTGCAGACATGACCAACGGTTTGTTATCGAATTTTGCTTTATCTTCAATATCGGCAATAAGGAATAATACATCCAGAATGTTAAGCGTCTTTTCTCCCAAATTAGATCCGGCATATCTCGGGCACAAAATATTATTGGAAAACACATTCGAATCCAAGCAACTATTAATAAAATTATTTGGCGAAGCTATTTCGGAATTATTGGAGACAACAGATATTGATACAAAGGATTGGGTTGATAACTGGATTGAAAACCGTATTACAGACGAAACGATAAGTATAAATGGAGTGTCTATTGGCAAATCGAAAGACCTTTTAAAAAAAATGTTTAGTTCCGAGCAACCTCGACTTAAAGATAAATATACAGAAGCTTCAGGAAAAGATATGTCAAATAAAGACGAGGGGAAATTACAATCGCATACCATAGAGTTATTTGCATATGATGGTATCGATGTGAATAAATCGAATGTAGATTTTGCCATTTTGACGCATCATAAAAATATATTTCAACCTGCTATTGGGGCTCCGATATTAACACTTGGAACAGTTATAAAATCTGTAGACAAGTATTATGTTTGTATTCAACAAAGATGCGATTCGGTGAGAATTAAGGAGGAAAGACGATTCTTATTTTTACCTTTAGAAGAAAAAGGCGAATATCCGTTAATTGTGAATAATGAATTGAAATTATTTCCAAATAAATCTTCATTTGCAATAAAAACAGTGAAATTCAAGCCAAAAGAAGGTGCTACAATTATTCAAGCATCAAAAAAGGAGGACAAATATGTATTCTATTCTTCCTATGGAGAAACTTATGAGTGGGTGGTAGACTTAAAAGAAATGCAAGCACAACGTATTTTAAACAGTTACTGTGCACAACTGTCTCGCGTAGGATTGAATGAATCCGAATGGTTAAGACTTATCGCAAAGCAATAA
- a CDS encoding helix-turn-helix domain-containing protein — MEGIISKETGSVRRFFGLLDNIQTKLERLAEDNRPLFNGERFLSDKELSDLLRISRRCLQDYRDQGRISYIRLGGKILYKVSDIEKLLEDNYHEALI, encoded by the coding sequence ATGGAAGGGATTATTAGCAAAGAGACGGGCAGTGTCCGCCGGTTCTTTGGCCTGCTGGATAACATCCAGACGAAGCTGGAAAGGCTTGCGGAGGATAACCGCCCCCTGTTTAACGGCGAGCGTTTTCTCTCTGACAAGGAGTTGTCGGACCTGCTAAGAATCAGCCGCAGATGCCTGCAGGATTATAGGGACCAGGGGCGTATTTCTTATATCCGGCTGGGCGGAAAAATTTTGTATAAGGTATCCGACATTGAGAAACTCCTGGAGGATAATTATCATGAGGCCCTGATATAA
- a CDS encoding ISAs1 family transposase: protein MTHLRKFVSSVPEYRRTSRGNFKHKLEDILMLVILGRLSKCITRAEILQFGKRHLKRLQSKGLFPYGLPSEATLCRVFQSIDDEKMADRMSAFAEVFRKEISASATDIICIVGKAMRGTLYDNGRNPNIVSAYSLRSSFTLATDVCKEKSNEIKSVPRLLDKLDVSGCVVTADAMSCQKGIIDKIRGKGGDFVIELKANQRSLRYGLEDSIKATTPTDIYKEGPYLEHGRIESRVCRIFRGEELIADREKWNGNLTVIEILTSTEKKSDGRSTSEQRLYISSLDSSAERLSQITKQHWAIESMHWDLDRNLRQDSIKRKAERAARNLDTIQRMVLALIAVWKNRRKKISDKQKGTAQIIRELAVSFTNVLHFLAQK, encoded by the coding sequence ATGACTCATTTGAGAAAATTTGTATCCTCAGTCCCTGAATACCGCAGAACAAGCAGAGGAAACTTCAAACACAAACTTGAAGATATACTCATGCTCGTAATATTGGGCAGACTCAGCAAGTGTATTACCAGAGCTGAAATACTTCAATTTGGCAAACGTCACTTGAAACGCCTGCAGTCGAAAGGGTTATTTCCGTATGGGTTACCCTCAGAAGCTACGCTCTGCCGTGTGTTTCAAAGCATCGACGATGAAAAGATGGCTGATCGAATGTCTGCTTTTGCAGAGGTTTTCCGCAAGGAAATATCCGCTTCGGCAACTGACATCATTTGTATTGTTGGCAAGGCCATGCGAGGTACCTTGTACGACAACGGACGCAACCCTAATATCGTCTCTGCATATTCACTCCGTTCCAGCTTTACTTTGGCTACTGATGTTTGCAAAGAGAAAAGTAATGAAATCAAATCCGTGCCCCGACTATTGGATAAACTAGATGTGTCAGGATGTGTCGTCACAGCAGATGCCATGTCATGCCAAAAGGGGATAATAGACAAGATTAGAGGTAAAGGAGGCGACTTCGTGATCGAACTCAAGGCGAATCAAAGATCTTTGCGCTATGGGCTTGAAGACTCTATAAAAGCCACCACCCCAACTGATATCTACAAGGAAGGTCCATACTTGGAACACGGCAGGATTGAGTCAAGGGTATGCCGTATATTCCGTGGGGAAGAACTGATTGCCGACAGGGAGAAATGGAATGGAAATTTGACAGTTATAGAAATACTCACATCTACGGAGAAAAAGTCTGATGGCAGAAGTACGTCTGAACAGCGACTGTATATTTCAAGCCTGGATAGCAGTGCAGAGCGGCTTAGTCAGATAACCAAACAGCATTGGGCTATTGAAAGCATGCACTGGGATCTTGACCGCAACCTCCGCCAGGACAGCATAAAGCGTAAGGCTGAACGAGCGGCTAGGAACCTGGATACAATTCAAAGGATGGTGTTGGCACTGATTGCCGTTTGGAAGAACAGAAGGAAAAAAATATCAGATAAGCAAAAGGGAACGGCGCAGATAATAAGGGAGCTGGCGGTAAGCTTCACTAACGTGTTGCATTTTCTGGCTCAAAAATGA